The segment GGCAATTTTGTGACGGAGGTGGTGCTCAGTCTGCTCCTGGCCCTCGTCATcgtggggctggtggctgctgggggctggtACTGCCTGAAACAGCGAACGGTGGCGAGCAGGACGCCGACAGAGAGCAACAGTCCCCAGGGCTTCGACAACATCACCTTCCGGGATGTAAGGACAGGGTGAAAGACTTCCCTGATTCCTCCAGCTGTAccaaaacagctttttcctAAAAGCTCAGCAAATCTCAGCGGGTTCTCCCTGCCCCCGCGTTCCGCCAACGCGACAGGGAGGTGCAAAGGTGCCTCTTATCTGCTTGCTGACTAAAAAGTGACCCCGAGCTGTAGGACAAACCTAAaagtgctgctgccaccaggcagctgctccGGCAAGAGCTGAGTGTGCTCCCACCCCGGAGTCTTGTGGGTGGGGGTCTGGCAAACCTGTCTCATCCTCACTCGGCACTCAGATTAGTGCAAAGTGGCTGAAGCTGCAGGTCCCGCGGACAGATctggtgccaccagccccagcacggACTCCGACAACAAACGTGGAGCTCCCTGGGCATCCTGGATTTGGTGCCTCCGCTGGGGTCACAGGGGGCTGGCACACAGATTGTCCTTGCTGAAGCCTGAAAGAAATCCTGGTGTTTCACAGCAAACAGCCACGTTTGTCACCAATTCCCACTCACCTTTCTTTGCAGGACAAGGTCATTATATCTCCAAGGGAGGAGGATGAGGCTTGAagtggcagccagcagcaggaattgccTGCGCCCCCGGGCAGACCACCCTCGCAGGAACCCCGCTCCAAAAGGTGCCTGCTCTCCGCCCCCGGCACCGGGAGCCGGCAGCCCGGGGAGCCCGTCCCGCCCGGGACGCACCGCACATCGCTACCTCCACGTGCTCGGGAAAAGCGTTGTTGTTGTTTGTAACATGAACTTTCTGTTTCCAAGACACAGCAATGTGCCCGTGCTTTGACAGGGGGAAGGAGTGGGAGTTCTCACAGTGGCTGTCCTCATCCAGACAGGGTTGTGGCCATGGAAGGGGTCTGAAGTGTGGGGTCCtggcccccagagctgggaggagcagtgggtgctgcagagggacacCCAGGAGAAAGCACAAGAGCTGCCGGGGCACAGAGACCACACGGGGAGGAAGCTCAGTGCCTCTGCTGGTTTTTGGGAGGGTGAGTGGTgggtgggagggcagggagcagggggtgcCCCACAGtacccctggggcagcaggcagctcccactCTGGTGTACAGGTGCCCACCTGCTGCCCACACACCCTGTGAATGCACTTGACAGTCACTGGGAAACCCAAAAATGTTCCTGAggtgcaggctgtgctcagggcctGGACCCAGTGCACCCGAGCCTAGGACCCCTCCCTCATCCCCAGCTTTAACACTGTGAAAAACCCAGCTCCACACAGTCCAGTTCAGCCCCTGCACAAGGAGCCCACCAGTAtcctgccacccccagcccccatGTCCAGCTGGAGGGAAATGCTGCTTCCCCAGACTGAGCCCAGAGCCTGTCTCCCTCTcacccagctgtgtccccttaGGTGATGCCTGTCATGCCAAGCAccatccccacagccctgtcctgcttGCAGGAATCAGGGCTCAACAGAGCTGAGAGCTTGGGAAGGGCACGGAGGGCTCAGGCTCCACCTGCCTGACTCTGCAGATCCCCACAGCACTGACTgcatccccaggctgctggccaAGCTGCACCATTCCTGACCCAGGGAGAGGTGACACAACCAGGAAGATGGTGACAGTGCTCATCCCAGGCACCCCAGATGTCCCTTTAATTACAATCCCAGAGGTGGTGCAGCTCCAGTCACACCCAGCCACAACATTTACTAGCAGCTGGTCACAtgcagcagctccccatggCAACTGAAGGGTATCAAACTTTATTATAGATCTCTTTAAAACAGGCTGGAAAGAACAAACCAAACTCATTGAGATACAGTGACTGAGTCATCATTTCTGATCAAGCCCCAACTCTCccaaattatttatatataatatatctCACCCATCCCCCAAATTGTTTCAATTAAATCATCACATTTCAGACCACCCTAAGTGCCTTAACATCAGCTGCTGCTAACACCACAATGCACATGTTTTCTGGCAAATCAGaggcagggtttgggttttttcttggGGTTTAGATCCTCAATCTCTGAAAAGgagcaaggaaaaacaaacatcagGAAAATTGCTTCTTAAAGGTTGCCTTTTTTACAGCAGGTACAGATGCAGCAGATTTCCCCCCAAAGCAAGTCTGAAACCCTCTTGTTCAGCTTGGCAATATGCAGAGTGGTTGAGGAGAACCAGATCAGTCTGAGCAAACTGATTTCGAGGCTTTGTTGTCATTTCCCTTTGGGGCCAGTTTCCAGTGGTTTTCCAATGTCCTTTCCACGAAGTTTGAGGCCTGGAATAACACAAAGGAGACCACCACCATCAGCACTCAATCATTCACCCAATAACTTATTTCTGCCAAATTCAGCCTCAAGGAAAAGAACATCCAGAAAGAGAGCTGAGGAACCAGAGTTCAAGAGAATTCTACTTTAGTTTCTAGGAGTACCAGaccaacttaaaaaaaaaaaacccatcagatGGGATTTGAACCAGCCCAGGAGAGCAAAAACAACACTAAATCCTCCCTCAAGTGCCATCAGGCTTTCACGGGTCTCAGCATCTCACAAGTTTTGGAGCAGGCACATAGGGATggtccccagggcacagccacaggcacgAAGGTGCAGACAAAGATCaagagctcccagctctggttCAGTCAGCAGATCCAGGTTTTATCAGAACATGACTTAGTGGCACCACACCCACAATAAAACTTCAGCCAGCAATGTTCCTCACAGGAAAAAGGTAAATACCTTTCCCCAAACTATCCCTCCAAACACTGGCAGTATTTCTGAAATCTCCCTTAACTCACCGATGGCTCTTTCAATCTTGCCCATGACCTGGTTATTTGGGATCGCTCGTCCTGATTCGTAGTCAGCGATGACTTGTGGCTTTTCATTGATTTTCTGAAAAGAGAGGATGAGTCTCAAACACAgcaacacagcagcagccccccagGACTCAAGAATGGCCCCTCATTGcgccaggacaggtgacaaagtgcagctcccaggctgacTCCATCCCCACTAACACCTCCAGGCAGTGTCCCAGTGCTGTGACATCCATCCTGAACAGACTGTGACCTCCCTCCTTTTCAGGAGGAGTAGGAACACCAGGAATTGCTGTTCCTTCAGACAGGGAGTTGCTAAAACTGCTCAGCCCAGATGGTTggtgtgagctgctgcagaaagcgGGGAGCAGCCTCCAccagctcagcagccacagaCAGGCTCTGCCTCCAAGCTGGGGCTCCAAGGCCGCACAGACAAACCTCAAAACTTTTCCCACTGAAGCTGCCAGGACATCAGACACCAGAGATGCTGTATTCCCCAAACTTCCAGCCCATGACAGCATCCCACTGCATGAGGGAACAGGAAAGGTGCCCACCCCCAGCCGGAGGTGCCTACTCACCGTGGCCAGGTCCTTCTGCGTGAGGCCCTTGCTCTGCCGGCCCTGCTGGATCACTTTGCCCACCTCCAGGGAAACTCTGTCATGGTGCAGCTCCTCTGTTTCACGGTCAAGCTTGGCCGTGTTCTTTGTAATGAAGTGTTGTTTGTTCTGGCCTGCTGCCCCTGTCATTTCAAGCGagaacaaaacaacaaccaagGACAAACAAAATaaggctcagagctgtgccaaaAAGTATCAAAGGACTTTTTCCAAGCCCTCAGCTGCCCAGGATCCCAGGGAACTGTCAGGATTTCAACATACCAACATCAACATTGATTTCACCCAGATCCTGCCCATCAGGGAGCAATACCTTAGCCCTGCTCATGGTGCTGTGCACACCTGGCCATGCAGAGTCCTTCCTTTCCCTACTTCACACCTGAACTTTACTTCAGATAGAGCAAGTCTTGCTTTTCCTTGTGGATTTAATGCTCAAACTTTGCTGCAGACACACgtttgtgctgcagcacagaggggtcAATACTTGAACTTGGATCAAGCTTGCTCAGGTATAAGGCAGCACAAGTAAGTGACTTTTAAGCAATTTTCTGACACATTTTATAAGTAAAGTCTAACTGTACTTAGCTTTGCTGAAAGACTGAACTTCAAAAACACATTGTTTTCTCTCATGTTAGATACAGTATTTAAACCCAAGTTTGAATCCTTTCTCTCACATTAGTCTCTGACATTTGGTGTCCCAATAAAGCTTCAAGTATCATCTATTTATTTCCAACCATCATAATCGCCTCCCTACAGTGAGAGAACCCGAAAATTTACATCGGAGAAGAAACAAGGAATTTTTCAAGAGCAGCACCATAGGAAGATCGGCAGTCATTCAAACTCGCGAGACAAATAAGCTGCAAAACGGGGAGTTTAAGTTTTGTGATCATGAAAGCTCTTCCAAGACGCCTGCAGAAATGAGGCAGATCTGTGCCCCGGGTAACCAGAAGCTaaggggcagctccaggggctccagCCCGGCGCGTCAGGCCCAGCTCGGAGCGCTGGCTCAGCCGGGCGGTGCCGCCTCCCgcctcctctccccaccccaggCAGCCGCCCCAGACCGGGCCGGGCACTCCCCGAGGGATACCCACACTTCTTGGAGGTCTCCACGTCCTCCCCGCGCCGCTGGGCCGCCAAGATCGCCTGGGGAAAGAGCGAAGGAGCGCGGTGAGGGCGGCGCTGCTCGGAGCGAGGACCTCGACCGCGCCAAGCCCAGGCCCGCCGCCTGCCCGGCTCCGTGCCCGGCCCCCACCGCTCCCCGCGCTGACCTGCTTGGACTTGGCCTGGGCCGCGCTCGGGCCCTTCTTGCGCAGCACCGTAACCGTGTCCCAGTCGCTCTCCGCCATCGCTCCGACCCCGCCCGGGCTGCGCCCGCCGCCGGGCACCGCCCAGCGCCAGCCTCCGAGGGTGTGGCCGCGCGGCGCCCGCTGATAGGGGGAGGTGCACGTCCGTCAGAAAATACGGCCGCTCATAGGCGGGGAcaggcggcgggcggggccggggttTCTGCCTGGACCGTAGGCTTAACAGTGCCCTGGCGTGACGCAGCTCCGTTTGATAGGCCCAGCGCCCTGCCAACCAGCGTGCTCGCTAGGCGATTGGCTGCTGCTCACGCCCGCCTAGGGCGGACGGCACGTGTCTGTACACGCCAAGATTGGTTGTTGGCCTTGCCAGTCACCAGCACCGGCAAGGATTGGTTTGTTCTGCGGcgctgtcacacacacagcctgccCGGCTGAGCCGAGCCGAGCATGCGCAGTGCGGCGTCTCGTGGTGCCGGTTGGCCCAGGCCCGTTGGTAccggcagggcagggcagggatgtggggcCCTGGTGCTGCGGGGAGCCCGGCAGAGCATCCACAGGACCGCCCCGGCATGGGCACGTCCGGAGGGACCAAGGGAGGAGCGACTGAGGGCACTGGTTTGGTTCAGCCTAGAGAAGGCGATACTGAGGTTAAGCCTCAccgggggctgcagcccctcccgCGGGGCAGCTTGCGGTCTCTGCTGGCTGAGACAGGGAACCCAGGGAacggctggggctgggccagggcagcacaggctggagctcagggcaaggctcttcccccagaggtgctggcactgcccaggctcaggctggagctcagggcaaggctcttcccccagaggtgctggcactgcccaggctccccagggaatgggcacggccccgaggctgccagagctccaggagcgtttggacaccagggatggacaggggggattgttggggggtctgggcagggacaggggctgcactgggtcATCCTGGGGGGTCCCTCCAGCTgtggatattctgtgattcgATGAAAATCCCTAAACTGCATCAGAATCACCCAGAAAGTTTCGCAGTAAAGGCACgaaaagctgcttctgctgtcATAATTTCTGAAGCGAGAGGGCACGGAGTTAATGCTCCTCGGGCGGATTTTTGTGGGGTCTTCCCATGAAAAAGTGCAAGAGGAGCGGCCGTATCCCGGTCACGGTGATGACCCGGGCATTGCTCAGAAATCAGGTGCCGGGAGGGCCCGGGGGTTTGTCATCTCTCATTTGTCATCTGTCACCGCAACACGCCTCGCTCCggctgccagggaacaggagaaagcagctctggCGGTGGGACATTAGCGGGGTGCAAGACTCTCCCCTTGGGCCGTGCAGTGGAGCCGGGGTGTCACaacagcaggactgggagcagccccaggcagtccCATCCCGTCCCCACGGCTATCGTGAGCAACTCCAGCGAGTTCTGTCCCGTCCTCTTTTCCTCGGAGCAGCCCCATGGTCCCGTCCCGCGGCGTGCGTTCCAAGCAAGCATTTGGTGCGGGTTTCCCGTGCCTTTGGGAGTAACCCGTCCTACACCGCCACTGTTGCCAGGTCACGGTCATTTCAGGAAATgcagacaggattttttttcgCTGGCTGACATCACCAAATTTTCCATGCCGGTGTTCCCAGaccagtgtggctgtgctgggaaaagggCTGTTGCAGTCCAGCGGGTGAAGCGGTGCCATCCCAGGCGAGCTGTGCCCGTGCCATTCCCGGTGCCGACGACACACGCGGGGATGCGCTGTCCCCGGCTCCCCGACAAGGAGCATTCCGCCCTGATGGTGCCcgagcagcagcacctggcccCTCGCCAAGGGCTCGGTGTCCCCGAGCCCCTGCCGCGCCCTTCACTTCGACACGCTTCTCTCTGGCCCCGTGTTCGCAGCCAGGCTCCCGGGAGAGTCCGCTTGgcccctgtgtcactgctctgtcactgcgCCGGCTCTGACGGCGAGGATTTCCCCGGCAGCGGGTGAATTCCCCGCAGTGAGAGCGCGCCCatccccgccccgccggcgtAGCAGGCGGTAAAGCCCCCGAGACCCCGCGCCGGAGCCGGGCTAGGGGGGCAGGCAGCCTGGGTGACAAATCCTGGTGCTGTGACCTTTTGCCGAACAAGTTCCCCTGAGAAAAGCACCTCGCTGTGACCTCAATGCGGGCTGCATCGCGCGCTTCCCCTACACAGCATTTTCCTGCCATCGCCGTCCTGTCGGCTCCGTCCTGCCGCCGCCCATCCTTCCCGACCGCTGTGCCCCGAGCCGGCGCCACGGGACACGAGGCGGCCATGGCACTCTGTGCGCAGGTAGGCGAGGCTCCGCGGGTACCCAAAATGGCCAAAAGTGACTCTGAAACAATTTCTCAGGGCGCCAGGGCTCGCTCCGGGCCGTTTCCAAGGGACCGGGGGCTTCTCACCTGGGGAGTGCAGCGGGAGGTCGCTGTCCCCGGTGGGACCCCAGCACCACAGTCCCTCTGGGTGCCCCTCCAGCAGATGCAGGACATGCATGAGGGGGTCCCAGGGGGCAGATGGGGAGTCCCTGGGATGGAAGAGGGGACCCACGAGGTCCTAGGAGGTGGATGAGGTGGGCTCAGGGAATGGATGAGGGAACCCAGGGGGTAGATGAGGAGTCCTGGGAGAGAGTGGAGGCATCCCGCAGGTCTGGCttcattcccagcaggatcgCCTGAGGCAGGGATATagcaggggacagtgaggggtcAGCGAGGAGTGGTGCTGGGGAAGAAGTGACAGAGGACGGAGTAAAGGAGTGACTGAGGAGCTGAGGGGAGGTGACACTGTGCGGGGGGGTGACAGTAGGGGTGGCAGGGGGCATAACTGGGTGTGACGGTGAGGTGTTGAGGGCGGTGACAGGGATTGCTGTGGGGGTGTTGGGGGTGCAGACGTGGGTGGTGGTGGGGTGGGTGTCGGGGTGTCgggggtgcagggatggatgaTGGCGTGTTGGGGGCATTGGGGATGCAGGAGTGGGTGATGTTGGGGGGTCGAGGGTGTCGGTGTGGGGGTGTTGGGAGTCCAGGGCCGGGTGATGGTGTGGGGGATGTTGGCAGTGTCGGGGCGTTGGGGCGCAGATGCGGGTGTCGGTGTGttgggcggggcggggccggggcgctcCCGGGGGCGGGGCGCTCCCGGCGGTGGGCGGGGCCCGGGCTCGCCCCACGTGTCCGGGGCGGGGCGTGGCGGCGCTTCCGGTGCGGGCGCGGAGCGAGGGCCGGTGAGTGCGGGGCCCTGAGGGAGTGGCGGGGCTGGGCCTCGCTGCGCCGGGAGCCCGGCCTGGCAGAGACCCCTCCGGGCCGCACGGGAGCAGCGGGGCAGCCCCGGACTCGTCTCCGCTCCGCGGTGTCTCCGCTCGTGGGGCTCCTCCCGGGGACAGGCTGAGGGTGTTCcgcctggagaagagaaggctccggggagagctcagagccccttccagtgcctaaaggggctccaggagagctggacaGGGACTTCGGTCAAGGACATGGGATGACAGGACAAGGAAGAacagcttcccactgccaggggcagggctggatgggatattgggcaggaattgttccctggcagggtgggcagggctggcacagggtgcccagagcagctgtggctgcccctggatccctggcagtgcccaaggccaggctggacactgggaggtgtccctgccatggcagggggtggaataaGATGAGCTTTAAGCTGCCTTCCCTCCCAAACCAAGGGACTCCATGGATGGGCTCCTTAGGTGTTTTAGGTTGCTGTGGCATGTAGTCACAGGGAATGAAAGTGTGAGATGCATAAGTtgccaaaacaaaagcattttatttttttcgTCCTTTCCAATTTGCTCGTGCCTCTCATGTCCTCATTTTCCATCCCTCTGGATAACCCTCTGTACCTGATTGGGAACCACTCCTAAATCTGGGCTCTGTCGTGTGCCCAGCTTCCCCCAGGAACATCTGGGACCAGCTGCCTCTGGGCAGAATTTTGGTCCCTCCTGTCAGCTGACAAGTGTGAAAGCAGGCATTGGTAGGTGGTGGTGGCCAGATTTTTATTGAACTGAGcttattatatttatttctcatcACCTTTAAGACAGTTTTTCACCTTATTTGGAGCAAGAAGCCTTGATATCTCTAAACAGGCTTCATTTCATTCAACTCAGATGGGGGTTTTATTAGGTCTGTCCTTCCTGTCTCTGTATTCTGGATTTAGCTCTGAAATTCAAGTTTCCACCCATGTTTGGGAGGTGAAGGCAAGCTTGTGGTGTGGTTTACGTCAGTGTGTTTACTTGTGTTGGGGAGCAGTCTAATAATCTGTGA is part of the Oenanthe melanoleuca isolate GR-GAL-2019-014 chromosome 17, OMel1.0, whole genome shotgun sequence genome and harbors:
- the EDF1 gene encoding endothelial differentiation-related factor 1 — protein: MAESDWDTVTVLRKKGPSAAQAKSKQAILAAQRRGEDVETSKKWAAGQNKQHFITKNTAKLDRETEELHHDRVSLEVGKVIQQGRQSKGLTQKDLATKINEKPQVIADYESGRAIPNNQVMGKIERAIGLKLRGKDIGKPLETGPKGK